The region CGCTGGCCATCGCCGGCCTCGTCGCCAAGGGAACGACGACCATCGCCGGCGCCGAACACGTCGATGTTAGCTTCCCGAACTTCTGGTCGGTGCTCGAGGATCTCGGCGCGACGGTTACGGACGCTGAATAGATGCAGGACTGAGAGACTGTCCTGTAACGGGGGCGGAAACGATTCCGTCCCCTGACTTTTGTCGGTACCAATAAACGGGACCATCCACGATTCGGCGATATGACCGACTCCGACGACCTTCTGGATAGCTACGCCGAAGACGGGTTCGTCTTCCCGGCCTACGGCGACCGCTGTTTTGCAGATGTGACCGAAAGCGCCCTCTCACTGCTGTCGGATGAGTTCAATCGAGAACTTCCCGACGACGCCTTTGGAGATCTGCTGAACGGCGAAGTCGACAACGTGGTCCTCCTCGTGCTTGATGGTCTCGGGTTAGATCAGTGGAACCGTTTGAATCGTCAGGTCCCGTTCTTCGAATCGTTCGAAGAGTTCGGTGAACTCTCCCCACTCACCTCCGTCTACCCCTCCGAAACGGCGGCAGCCATCACCACCCTCCACACTGGGCTTCTCCCGGCCGAACACGGGCTGCTTGGCTGGCATCAGTATTTCCGAGATATCGAGGCGTCCATCCAAACGCTCCCTTTTCTTTTGGAGGACGGCACCCGGGTCCACGACGCGCACCCGCTGGCGAACGCTCGTGAGCTGTTCGCCGGCGAAGCCATCTACGGCGCTGCTGAATCAGCGGGGATCGACACCCACGTCGCCCAGCCCGAGCGTATCGCGAACTCCGCCTCTTCACAGCTTACGACGGCGGGCGCTGACACGAACGGCTACTGGAACGTCGCAGATATGGCGGTCACAGTCCGGGACACACTCGCCGACGCCGAAGGCCCGACTCACGTGACCGCGTACGTCCCCAACGTCGACCACATCGCACATATCACCGGAACCGAGCAGGATCGCTATGACGCACAAGCCCGGATGGTCACCGAGGCAGTCCGCACGGGCCTGGTCGAAGAACTCGACGCCGAAACGGCCGAACGGACGGCACTGCTCGTGACGGCAGACCACGGACACACCAACGTTGACCAGTCCGAACAGGTCGATCTTTCCGTGCCCGAAGTGCAGGAGACGCTTCAAACGGGAGAGGATGGGGAGCCGATTCCCCCAGTCGGCGGGCCGCGGAACGTCCAGTTCCACGTGGAAGATGGTCGTGTCGAAGAACTTCGGAGCTACCTTGAGGCGAATCACGACGTGCTCACACTCGATCGCGAGGAGTACACAGAACGCGGCCTCTTCGGTGAGAACGAGGTCGAACCAAGCGAGATGTTCGAACGCCGCGCTCCTGACCTGGTGGCCGTCCACAAGGAGACGGTGATGTGGTACCACGGCGACGAGAAGATTGGTGTTCACGGTGGCATGACACCAGCAGAGATGCTGGTTCCGTTCGCAGCAGCCCGAATCAGCGACTTGCAGGAGTAGCCGTCGCTGCCGCGAGCCACGGCGCATGTGGCAACAACGCTCACTTCTCAGACCCGCGCAGTTCTGCAACCACTATATGGGCGGCGCTCCCACCCGTCAGTAATGAACGGAAATCGGTTCGGCCGTCTCTTTCAGGTGACGACCTACGGCGAGAGCCACGGCCCGGGGATGGGCTGTACGGTGAGTGGCTGCCCCGCGGGCGTTGAACTCGACGAGGAACTGATTCAGCGAGATCTCGACCGGCGCAAGCCCGGTCAGTCGATGATTACGACCAGCCGGGGCGAACCCGACGAGGTCTCCATCATGTCGGGGCTGCAGGACGGCTACACGACGGGCACCCCAATCGGGATGACGATCCAGAACAAGGACGCCCGCTCGGGCAAATACGAACCGTTCGTCACGGCGCCTCGACCCAGCCACGGCGACTTCACCTACTCCGCGAAGTTCGGCACGCGGAACTGGGGCGGCGGCGGCCGCTCTTCCGCTCGGGAGACGGTGAACTGGGTCGCCGCCGGCGCAATCGCCAAGCAAGTACTCGAACAGAGCGAGTTCGACGTCCAGGTCAAAGCCCACGTCAACCAGATCGGCGACGTCGAGGCTGGCCCAGTCAGTTTTGAAGAGATTCTGAAACACAGCGAAGAGAACGAGGTCCGCTGTGCAGATCCGGCGGCCGCCGAGGAGATGCGCGACCTCGCCGACCAGTATCAGAAGGAGGGTGACTCCATCGGCGGCGGCATCTACTTCGAGTGCCGGGGCGTCCCCCGGGGACTCGGCGCTCCGCGGTTCGACAGCTTCCCAAGTCGGCTCGCACAGGCCATGTACTCTGTGCCCGCCGTCAACGATTTCGAGTACGGAATCGGCCGCGAAGCCCGGACGACCGCCGGCAGCGAGTACAACGAAAACTGGGAGTTCGACGACGACGGTGAGCCCGTTCCCGTCGGCAACGACCACGGCGGCATTCAGGGCGGCATCACGACCGGCCAGCCAATCTACGGCGAGCTCACCTGGCACCCACCGGTCTCCATCCCGAAGACCCAGCAAACCGTGGACTGGGAGACTGGTGAGGAGAAAGACATCACGGTTACTGGCCGGCACGATCCGGTGCTCCCGCCGCGTGCGGTGCCGGTTGTCGAGGCGATGGTGAACCTCACGATTCTCGACTTCATGCTCCTCGGTGGGCGCATCAACCCGGACCGACTCGATGGCCACCCGGGCGAGTACGACACGCACTACCACCCCAGCAGCCCCCGGAACGAAGATTAACCGCAGAACTCCTGGGTGAGGAAGACGGTCCCGTTCTCGTCGACGAAGACGCCGATTCCCTGAACCTCGTAATCAGGATCGAGGATGTTTTGTCGATGCCCGGGGGAGTTCATGAGGGAGTTGACCGTTGTTTTGGCTACTTTTTCGGTATTGTGTAATTCTTCTTGGACACGACTCCCAGTATGGTTTGCACGGTGTAGATTCTGACCAATTGTGGGACAATCTGCGCTATATTGTTTCCTCAAGTGGCCATATTGGTTTCCCTGAGCCCCATCATGCGTGAAGTAATCTCTTTGCGCCATATCCCACGATTTATACCGAGCGATAGCGTCGAGTTTTTCGCTCCGCGCAAGCGGCTCGACCCCGTGTGCTTTCCGTCGTTGGTTCATCTTTCGGTGAACGAGGTCCTCAATTTCACTGACCTCGACATCGTACGTCGCTGCTGACGGTGTCGTTGGTTTCGCTGGGCTTTCTGCTTTCTCGTCGATTTTTTCCGGCGTCGAGGCCGTTGCGGTGTCTGGCCCACTCGTTTCCGTCTGTACGATGCATCCTGCCGTGAGGACCAGGAGACAGACCGCAACAGTTGCTGATTTCATGGTTCACTGTTCCGGCAGACGGCAGGCTTCTTACTGCGTTGGTTGTCACACTCTCGGATGTGCCTTTCCTTGTTACGTATCTCCCCACTGGGTTCGCTAAGTGAGGTCGCCCTCTCCCACGTTGTCTCCGTCTTCTCCCAGTTGTACACCACCGTTTCGTTATACTCGGGTTTCTCCCATTTAGCGTATTTCGTCGCGACCTGCTCCGTTTTCATGTACTCGTGGACTGCGACAGTACTGTAGGTCTCGACCCGGTACTCGGAGTCGTACGTTGTTTCTTCGACGGTTCGCTTCCACTTGTACTCCGTCGAGTACGTCGGCACTCGGTATTTGTATCGGGTGTCGTAGGTGGGCGACTGGGTTGTA is a window of halophilic archaeon DL31 DNA encoding:
- a CDS encoding type I phosphodiesterase/nucleotide pyrophosphatase (PFAM: Type I phosphodiesterase/nucleotide pyrophosphatase/phosphate transferase~KEGG: nmg:Nmag_2388 type I phosphodiesterase/nucleotide pyrophosphatase), encoding MTDSDDLLDSYAEDGFVFPAYGDRCFADVTESALSLLSDEFNRELPDDAFGDLLNGEVDNVVLLVLDGLGLDQWNRLNRQVPFFESFEEFGELSPLTSVYPSETAAAITTLHTGLLPAEHGLLGWHQYFRDIEASIQTLPFLLEDGTRVHDAHPLANARELFAGEAIYGAAESAGIDTHVAQPERIANSASSQLTTAGADTNGYWNVADMAVTVRDTLADAEGPTHVTAYVPNVDHIAHITGTEQDRYDAQARMVTEAVRTGLVEELDAETAERTALLVTADHGHTNVDQSEQVDLSVPEVQETLQTGEDGEPIPPVGGPRNVQFHVEDGRVEELRSYLEANHDVLTLDREEYTERGLFGENEVEPSEMFERRAPDLVAVHKETVMWYHGDEKIGVHGGMTPAEMLVPFAAARISDLQE
- a CDS encoding SCP-like extracellular (PFAM: SCP-like extracellular~KEGG: htu:Htur_0610 SCP-like extracellular); the protein is MKSATVAVCLLVLTAGCIVQTETSGPDTATASTPEKIDEKAESPAKPTTPSAATYDVEVSEIEDLVHRKMNQRRKAHGVEPLARSEKLDAIARYKSWDMAQRDYFTHDGAQGNQYGHLRKQYSADCPTIGQNLHRANHTGSRVQEELHNTEKVAKTTVNSLMNSPGHRQNILDPDYEVQGIGVFVDENGTVFLTQEFCG
- a CDS encoding chorismate synthase (TIGRFAM: Chorismate synthase~KEGG: hma:rrnAC0124 chorismate synthase~PFAM: Chorismate synthase); protein product: MNGNRFGRLFQVTTYGESHGPGMGCTVSGCPAGVELDEELIQRDLDRRKPGQSMITTSRGEPDEVSIMSGLQDGYTTGTPIGMTIQNKDARSGKYEPFVTAPRPSHGDFTYSAKFGTRNWGGGGRSSARETVNWVAAGAIAKQVLEQSEFDVQVKAHVNQIGDVEAGPVSFEEILKHSEENEVRCADPAAAEEMRDLADQYQKEGDSIGGGIYFECRGVPRGLGAPRFDSFPSRLAQAMYSVPAVNDFEYGIGREARTTAGSEYNENWEFDDDGEPVPVGNDHGGIQGGITTGQPIYGELTWHPPVSIPKTQQTVDWETGEEKDITVTGRHDPVLPPRAVPVVEAMVNLTILDFMLLGGRINPDRLDGHPGEYDTHYHPSSPRNED